A stretch of DNA from Lysinibacillus sp. B2A1:
GGATATATGGAAAGTGGGGATGGAATGTGAATAACGGAGAACAACTTTTAAACCGTTCAATGAAAAGCCGTCATTTATTGATGCTATCACTTGGCGGCGTTATTGGGACAGGCTTATTCTTAAATGTTGGCTATACAATCAATCAGGCAGGTCCCGGGGGAGCTTTAATTGGGTATTTGTTTGGTGGTTTAATATTATATATGGTTATGAATTGTCTTGGAGAACTTGCTGTTTATATGCCTGTAACAGGATCTTTCCAAACCTATGCAACACGTTTTATCAGCCCATCAGCTGGTTTCTCATTAGGATGGATGTACTTTGTTGGATCGGCAGCAACAGCAGGGGTCGAATTTACAGCTGCGGGAATTTTGATGCAGCATTGGTTTCCGAATGTGCCAATTTGGATCTGGTGTGCAGTGTTTATGGTTCTTCTATTTGTCTTAAATGCATTAACAACAAAGGGTTTTGCAGAAGCAGAATTCTGGTTTGCGAGTATTAAAGTCATTGCGGTCATAGCATTTATTATTATTGGGGGTGCTGCGATTTTTGGTTTGATTCCATTAGCGGATCGCCCTACACCACATTTTTCGAATTTAGCACCTTCTGGGTTATTCCCAGCAGGAATAAGTATTATCTTTGTCACGATGATGAATGTTATCTTTTCTTATCAGGGATCTGAGCTTGTTGGTATTGCTGCTGGGGAAACGGAAAGTCCAGAAAAAAATATACCACGAGCAATACGGACGATTCTTTTTAGAATCATTGTTTTCTATATTGCTTCTATTATTGTATTGTCTGCGATATTCCCATCTTCTGAGCTGGGCTTATTAGAAAGTCCATTTGTCACGTTAATGAATTTAGCTGGTGTTCCATATGCTGCCGGTATTATGAATTTTGTTATTTTAACGGCTATTTTATCAGTAGGAAATTCATGCTTATATGCATCAACACGCTTGCTATGGTCGATGTCTAAAGAGGGAATGGCTCCAAAATTATTTGGACGTCTCACTAAAAATAAAGTGCCCTTGAATGCATTGATCTTTACGATGCTTTTCTCATTTCTCTCGCTCTTAACAAGTGTAATGGAAGCAGATGCAGTATTTGTTTTACTCATGTCTATTGCAGGAATATCCGTTACGATTTCCTGGATGGGAATATGTGCTTCTCAATTGATGTTCCGCTATCGTTATGTAAAGGCTGGAGGGAATGTAGCAGATTTAAAATTTAAAACGCCATTTTATCCATTAATCCCAGTGTTTTGTATAAGCTTTTGCGTTATAATCCTTGCCTTTTTAGCATTCGATCCAACGCAAAGAATTGGTTTACTCTATGGTATTGGATTCTTTATCGCATGCATGATTTTCTACAAGGTTAAATTGAGTAAAACAAATACGGTTTCTTCTGAGCTGGAAATAACAGAACAAGAATCACTAGATAGACAATGAAATGCATTCGATCTTAAGAATTCGAATAAAGGAGACTTTTTTATGAAAAATTATTATTGGGACTCACCTGAAAAATTAAGAGCATTGTTATGTGAAATTGTTAGCTGGGAAAGTAGAACACTAACGAAAGGTGAGAATGAGTTTGCCTATAAATTAAAAAATATATTGCAAACGCTTTCTTATTTTCAAGATAATCCGCAATTCATTGAGCTACATGATGCAGGACTTGGGCGTAATGCTGTAACAGCCTTGTATAAGCATCCAACTGCTACAGAGACAGTGGCACTAATTAGTCATTTTGATACTGTCCATACGGAGGAGTATGGTGAGCTTGAACCTTTTGCCTTTTATCCAGAAGAATTAACGAAAAAGTTAATGGAGCCAAAATACAAAAAGGATTTACCTGAGACCGCAAGAATTGATTTAGAATCTGGTAATTATCTATTTGGCCGTGGAACGATGGATATGAAAATGGGACTTGCATTGCATATGCAATTAATTGAAAAAGCAAGCATTGAACAATGGCCCATTAATTTAATTTTAACAGCTGTACCTGATGAAGAAGTGAATTCGGCGGGGATGAGAGCGGCAGTTGTGGAGCTAGTCAGACTTCGTGAACAATATGGTTTATCTTATAAACTATTTTTAAATAGTGAGCCTTCTTTTTCACAGGGACCTGCTGATATAAATGAATATATCTATTCAGGAACTATCGGTAAAATTATGCCTGCCGCTTTATTCTATGGTAAAGAGACACATGTGGGAGAGCCATTAAAGGGGATGACCGCGAACTTTATTGCTTCTTATATGACACAGCATATGGAGTGGAATCCAATATTCCGTGAAACAGATCTTGGTGAGAGTACACCATTACCAGTATCCTTACAATTAAAGGATTTGAAAATGGAGTATTCCACACAAACTCCATATCGAGCGGCTGCTCTTTACAATGTGT
This window harbors:
- a CDS encoding amino acid degradation protein, with translation MKNYYWDSPEKLRALLCEIVSWESRTLTKGENEFAYKLKNILQTLSYFQDNPQFIELHDAGLGRNAVTALYKHPTATETVALISHFDTVHTEEYGELEPFAFYPEELTKKLMEPKYKKDLPETARIDLESGNYLFGRGTMDMKMGLALHMQLIEKASIEQWPINLILTAVPDEEVNSAGMRAAVVELVRLREQYGLSYKLFLNSEPSFSQGPADINEYIYSGTIGKIMPAALFYGKETHVGEPLKGMTANFIASYMTQHMEWNPIFRETDLGESTPLPVSLQLKDLKMEYSTQTPYRAAALYNVFLLKRTASEVMDIFEQVALEAMSACNQSYQQICEREKVKGVGEVKVLRYEALLEHAIHKLGVEEVASIKRQLLENSVWDDREKSIRIVDQLMIRCQELTPATVLLYAPPYYPAINSSNHPLVIQSIELMKKTAETFDIEVEQIHYFNGICDLSYVNYSDDSNGWTAFERNTPVYGDTYSIPFEAMSALQGPVLNVGPFGKDAHQKTERLHVDSAFKEMPVMLDTLIKSLF
- a CDS encoding amino acid permease; amino-acid sequence: MKSRHLLMLSLGGVIGTGLFLNVGYTINQAGPGGALIGYLFGGLILYMVMNCLGELAVYMPVTGSFQTYATRFISPSAGFSLGWMYFVGSAATAGVEFTAAGILMQHWFPNVPIWIWCAVFMVLLFVLNALTTKGFAEAEFWFASIKVIAVIAFIIIGGAAIFGLIPLADRPTPHFSNLAPSGLFPAGISIIFVTMMNVIFSYQGSELVGIAAGETESPEKNIPRAIRTILFRIIVFYIASIIVLSAIFPSSELGLLESPFVTLMNLAGVPYAAGIMNFVILTAILSVGNSCLYASTRLLWSMSKEGMAPKLFGRLTKNKVPLNALIFTMLFSFLSLLTSVMEADAVFVLLMSIAGISVTISWMGICASQLMFRYRYVKAGGNVADLKFKTPFYPLIPVFCISFCVIILAFLAFDPTQRIGLLYGIGFFIACMIFYKVKLSKTNTVSSELEITEQESLDRQ